A window of Chanos chanos chromosome 15, fChaCha1.1, whole genome shotgun sequence genomic DNA:
CTTGGAAGATAACACACCTGAGGGAGTAGAGACGGAAACGAAATTATCTTAGGCATTGAAACATTTTTCCTTGTACAAATGAATGGTGGATTAGTTTTCTGTTCGAATACGTGTTTTATGCTTAAAACGAAAAGATGAAGGAGTACTCACCCGCACACAAAAAACTCATACACTCGCCACCAGCCTTTCGGTTTTGGGCGCCTCTGACTTTTGGTTTCGTTTACTGTTAAAAGACATTGGGGGAAACACCCATGAAAAGACATTTCAGGAATGTGGTTCTTGTTGTGTAGCCTACATAactttgtgtttatatgtggtGTCTGCTCATACGTGCGCAGAGTTTTTTTaagttcgtttgtttttttaagttttttttgtttgtttgttttttaagtctCGAGGACCAGAATCGCCTCTATtttaaaatgagtgaatgaatgaatgaatgaataaatgaatgaatgtttcaaATGTGGCTCATAATCGCACGCGGTAGCTGCTACACGTGATCAGGTGTTAGTAGTGCTTTTGGTGACGTTAGATAACAACCGATACATACAACGTCCAAATAGTCGTGCACCTCAGGAAGCTAATAGGCTAGTATTAATGCGTCATATCCATTCTGTAAATTTCACCGGGCCGTTGGGGGGTAGGGAAACCCCCAGTCCTCGAAAACAGATAGCCTTTGTAAAAAGATGAGCACGGCCATAGCGACATTTTCTCACCGCAGCTTCACAAATCTGCGTGGTGTGGTCTTAATACATGCATTTACGCGTTTTACCACTGTAATTAACCAAGTTAATAGCAAAACTGACAATAAATACCACAGCGTATTAAATACCACAGCATAGTAATTCTCATGTACAGCTTTTTCATGATCCAGTGTCATTTTCCATTGGCATTAAGTTGGTGGAGTGCTGTCACCAGCGCCAATCTAGAATGTGAATGCAAATTATGAAGAAACGTCCTCCAGCCAATAATTTGCATTACCCAAATTATAATGGCCTCAAAAACGAGGCCATACACGGTGTATAAAGGTATGTGTACGTGAGAATTCATCGGTCTTCTTGTAAGTGTTTTAAAAATCCACTCATGTGATATGACGAAATTTTTGTGTGATCGCAGGAGGAATAAAAACTGAagacctgaagaaaaaaaaaaaaacaggtgtgtgctGTTCAAATGCAAAATGGAGACAGGTGagaaaagtttttatttatttattatacatatttatgtttCTAAGTCAATATAGGAGTAAACCATGCTCAATTGTTTATGAATCCCAATGTTTgcttaatgtttaattttttttttttacaaatgcatgtgtttcattataaaatattgttttgaaaattagTCAGTCAGTTCAAAATGCTGCGTATACATTGTCTCTGAACCCATTTTTCACACTAGAAAATGACAAGGACCACTGGGGCGGgatcaagttgtttttttggtgacaaCAAATAGTTCagtatgaaaataataatatagtTGCAAACTAACGTTAACACACTAATcatgaaaacataacattttcgGATTATCTATTTATAAGCAGGTGTTCAAAGTCAGAAATGTATTGAAGGAAAATTTCCTCGCCGTCAGTGACTCCAGAGAATTAAAATCATTTAGTAATATAGGCTGTTTTTAACTTGATTATGACAGTATCACTTAAAGGTGTCTTAGATACAGTTCAAAAAACGAATTCCCTATCTGAGCGCTGTTCGTTCTTCGAGCAGTTCATTCGGCCGTTTCTTTTAAATAAGAAGGGGGTTTACTGAACTTGGAATGAAGAATTCATCTTAGCAACTCCTTGACACAGGAAAACGTTACAGGATGGTGATTAATTTCATGGAGTAGCAATATTCTTATGCGGTAGGCTATTCTTCCGTGGACACTGGCCTCCTACGTGATGAGGCGCTGGGACATTGACATACGGGGGAGATGGGAAACCTTTCCGCACTCAACAGTGCGCTCATTGTTCCGACCCATCATCGTAAGTTGTGGGCATGTTCACTCAACCAAGCTGTTCCGTAACTGATAAGTCGCCTCCCTATTTGTCTCTTTCCAGCCGTGTGCTGTTAAAATCATATAGCGCTTCCTTCATAAATAAACTTACTGATAACGACAACCTGCAGCGACGTGATGTCTTGCTTAGTTCTCTATTTCCATTTTGTCTGGGAACATACAGGAGAATTGCGATAAGCAACGGTTTTTAGCTACTCCGTTCCATTACATCAGACGGCAGTGAGATCTAAGCTGTCCAAACTCATTTCCTTCTCTGCGAGTGTTTGGTTTTCCCCGCTTGATTTCTCGCAGAACTCAGGAGAACCTATGCCTCTGAGGCAGATACGGTGACTGTTCCTCTTTAGCATAATATACTCATAACTTCACCGCTGGTTTCAGCGCAATGGCAAAGGAAATGACTCATGTTACTTGGTGCATCGTTTGATTACTCGATCGTCTCCCAGCGGATACCAGTGGGTAGAACTGGTTTTATAATTTAAGAAGTGGACGCTTCTTGAGATAAGAAGGCAATTCCTAAGTTTGTTTTCTTGTGAGAAACTCCTaaattcaagattcaagattcctTTATTGTTACATCTCAATATACAAGTATAAGAGAGTAAAATTCTTGGGGTTTTTGCTCCTTGACATTGCAGCGACAACAGTAATAAAGAACAATAGAATAGTGAACATAgtaaaacagcagaaaacagtCATGAAAGGTAATATAAGTAAATGCATGTCTGATGCTTAGTGGAGTGTTGGCCGGCTTATGTTTCCGGATCAGTGCTGCTTCAGAAGGACATGTTTTAAACTTTCTGTGTTTTCTACCCCTCACATCTCACCCAGTGTGATTAACAAGAAACGTACAAAGAGACATTAACTGGACTCTATACAGGACTGCCACAGAATCATctaagcactgttttttttgggcCGGTCCAAACTGGAGAAAGGCGTGGTCAGTGGTCACAGTGGGATtgtggaaatttaaaaaaaaaaaaaaaagaaatcctacTTGAGTGAAAAAGTTTGGACTTTTACACTACTCTTACGTCCTCACGCCAGCCTATAAAGCCATTCGGTTATAATCATGACATAAAAAAGCACCCCCTTCTCCAAACAGGAAACCGCAGAGTCGTTTTTAGATAGCGTTCCTGAGAATATCTGAGGCTCTTATCAGCTCTCATAAACCCCTGGCCAGGTAAAGTAACTGATGGAAAAGCTATTGTCTACATGTGAACAAGTTGTTCAAATATTCAGTCCTTTCACTGTTTCATAGCAACCTAATTCTATTTGTTCTACTGCTACATCATAGGAGGAAGTTGTTTTCCCTGAACCAATCAGCTTTTTTGATCAGCGTTGATGGTCGAGTGCGCACTGGTCATTTCTGCTCGTTGCTTTACAGGAGTTTGTATTCACTGCGTACAGATATGGCTCAGCCAATGGAAGCAAACGTAGACAAACCGCTGTATCAGTGTATGGAGTTGAGTTCAGCTCTCTCACCGACTTAATTGGTCAGATCAAACAGATAATTATTTTGTAAAGATAACTGAAAGTTATTACATGTTTGCTCTGCTTATCCTTCATTTAAAGGGTcagttgtggttgtttttcagCCAGTGGTCAAGGTttttttgggagtttttttttttctttggaaatgatgaattaagaaagaaaaacagagagggcaaagaaatgaaaaggcaCAGAGTGGAAAGATCAGTGGGGGACATGAGTGATACAGTATCACTACACAACAACAGTGTCTTTATGGATATGTTTGCCACACATAACCGCATTAATGGCATTTGCCCTGTTTTTAAATTGCGCATTTATAAACTGGTTCAGTCAAAATCTTGCCAGAGCTTGCTGTGATTGGCAATATATCTTATCAGTCAGAAATATTAAACACccttaaaaaatgtaaaaagactAAAATGTCACTAACTTGTTACTGTTAATGTAATCGTCATTCATCATTTGTGCCACCAACCTCTTTACAAACACCCCCAAAaccatatatatgtatgtgcgtgtgtgtgtatgtgtgtgtatatatatatatgtatatgtctgtgtgtgtgtgtgtgtgtatgtgcatatatatatatatatatatatatatatatatgtgtgtgtgtgtgtgtgtgtgtgtgtgtgtgtgtgtgtgtgtgtgtgtgtgtgtgtgtgtgtgtgtgtgtgtgtgtatatatatatatatacatacacatatacatatacatatacatatacatatacatatatttatactaTTATAATATTCAAGGCTTAATCTAATCTCAGCCCATATCAAACAATAGCCTTAAAGACATTTCAGTTGTAAAGCTCAGAAGCAGTTAATGTGTCTCATGATCTGTGGTGAGGtccacagacagcacagcaaaCCTGAGGAGAATAATCCTTTCATAGAGTGACATTAACTACAGAATCTGGATGTGACAGGTGATAGTAGATGCTtagataaatatttatttgtagaTTCTGCAGAAGATACAAGTATACAAAGGTACAccgatgtgtgcgtgtgtgtgtgttagtgtgtattttaatcttcctttcttcttttcagaGTACTCTAAACGAGTGTACCAGGGCGTCAGAGTAAAACACACTGTCAAAGACCTTTTAGCAGAAAAACGATCCAGGCAAACAAATGCACCAAGATTCAGCGTaagtgttctttctttctttctttctttctttctttctttctttctttctttctttctctctttctttctttcttccttctttccttcccttcccttcccttcccttctttctctctgcatgtcAGTCAAACACTCGTACCATATCatttcacagtcacagagagtCTCGTTAACAATTATTTAATTTCAGAGGTTGGCACCTCATTCATGGTTGGCGTTTTTCGGCGAGTGCGCCGCCGGCCCCCTTCTGAATGTAAAGCACTCAGATACATTCAAGCAGTGGGCGGGTTACCAGGCATTTTTCCCAGATCCATATCAGAGACACCTGCTGTTGCCACGACTGTCTTCCTGACATGGCCAGTACACATGTGGCTTTGTTGTTGACAAGACGGTTAAAGGCTGGATTATAACCTACGCCACTGTGACCTTATCtgccaaagacaaacacaatagACACTTCATGGCATCAGCTGTCACCGAACACTCACAGTTtaccatctctctttttcttttttttcctttttttttctttacaagaAGAGACAAGCATTCTGGCACAATCGTACTTGTGTCTTAAATCACCACACCAAGGGGAAAGCTAGAATCAGGCTATTAGAAATcttgaaaatcattttaaaataagggAGAGGAAGACGACAAATGGAAAATTACAtattcaaaacaatattttgtttatgtgttttgtttatttgtggaggctttttttttttcttaccaaaATCTAGGAAATTCCCATTTGTTTTCCATACTCTTCACGACTTCAACTAGTGGACACAACTAAAAAAGAGAGGCAAACTCTTGTGCTAATTCTCCCAGTGCCAGTGTAAATACATGAAGCCATCAGAGTCTTGTGCATATGTGATGTGGCCTTTACAACCATGTACAACATCATTCAAACCATTGGTCTTCCGCTAACTACTTTAATTTTCCATTAGGAAGAACTCATTGTATGTTCTCATATACAACtaacatgggttttttttgtttttgtttgtttgtttgttgttgttgttttcttataTTCCATGTTACCAAGGTCATTTCTTTAACAACTTGTCTCATGACTCTATATCTcatagaaagagaaacacatgccatcaaacacatatgtacacacacacacacacacacacacacacacacacacacacggtgcaaGGGGGAGGGGTGGATCTATTGTGACACTGGCAAATCGCATTCAAATAGTCTCCCACAAAATTTGCGTGTCTTTCAACAGAAGCAGAGAAGACCAGTCTCCATGTcgtcctgtctctgtgtttactcccgaaataaaacaagagaaactACTCAAATTGCAGCACAAAAGAATTACTCAGCTCCTCTTCCACAAAATCTCATCTTCAGACACATCTTATTCTCATCCTACGCTTTTCAGAAATGTAGTGTTATGTAGTGTTAAATGTTGTATGGCTTCGATACCCAATCATCTGAAGATGACCACAAATAATATCTCTgttttgattgttgttgttgttgtttttgtttttggggtttttttttcagactagTACAAGTTCCTCCCAACCAGCATTTGTCCAGGTGCCTGGTGAGTCTCCAGCCTTAGAACAGTCTATCCTTTCATCTGATAAAATCACCATCTGTCCAATTAAATATACCTGCCGGAACTACCACGCGGAGGGGCAGGCTAATGTAGTGTTGCATTGAGCTGAGCCGAGTTCCTCCTTCCTTCTACAGGTTCTCATATGCTTCCTGGTTACTACAGTATGCGAAGACCTTTCCTCTCCGAATCTGAACTCTGTCACCCCATGAAACAGTACCCCACGGACACCTATTCCTCTGCTCTGGGGGGTAAAACCTTTTCTTATGACCATCCTTCCAGCTATCCTTCCTTTATCGACAGTTACTATTCCCCCGACACCTTCGGAGACTACCGCGGAGCGTCAGCGTACACGGCCACGGGAGGGTCTCTCTTCCCAGCTTCCACTTTGCCCCCCCTGCTGCCCCCTCTGTCTGGAGACACGTCGCCACATCTCCTCCTGGTACTGTCATTTtccaaaatataaaaaaaaaaaaaaacgtcacagCACATTATATGAGGATTTTTTCTCTTGTCACTTGTCACATGTACCTTTTGGATGGTtctatttttataaaaaaaaaaaaggagacatcACAAATTTCAAATATAATGGCAATTATAATCATCTCTTTGAAGAGATTTAACTTTTCACTGCTCATCTTCATTTAGTGCTCATATTGTAGttggttagttttttttttttctttttaaatgatcagcATCTTGATACgtcatcccccccccaccccccccccacccccccccccatttttctCTTGATCTTACGGTTCTTTTAACTCCCAGAAAGACTCGTGGGATCACCAGTCAGAGGATCCGGGGAATCAGCCAGAGGTCCTGTGTCCTGAGGGTCCGCCCCCAGTGACGGGCTCCCCTTCCCTGGGTGGGCCCGACTCCGGGAGCTCCTCTCCATACCGGATGTCCGGAAGTCGCAACGGTGGCACCCTCCCGTCTGGTTCCCAGCCGTACACTCTGCAGTCACTGGAGGACGTGCACTACCCCGCTGCTTCGTACTCCTCCATCTCCAGTTACTCCTGTCCTCCGTACATGACGGCCACCGGGGATCTTACGGCGGTGAAAATGTCGCCCGTGTCGTCCGAGGAGGCCAGCGGGGGTGCGGTGGTCCTCAGTGACACCACATCCTGGGTCAAGGATGACGGATCTGGCACCTGGTTATCATATGAAACTCGAAGGGCCTTTTGAAATGCCCAGTTCCGAAAAACAACCTATGGAGAATTGACACTGGAACCGCTGGATTCTAAAACTGTCCTCCAGAAGTGAAGGAACTATCATAGAttataaataacatttttctctctctctctccctcttactctctttctgcTATGTGTGCGTACATACAATGTAACTGACAACTTTTTTGAGTTGGTaacctgtaaaagaaaatgcatgttgtttcaaattattataatatttgTTTGCATATATTAGTCTTCAGGGTTTGACAAAAGGTCATATTAGTGCAAGAACCACCCACGGTATCATCCTTACTGTCCTCTTCACCTGGCTTACTTTGCATCCAACCTACACATAACGTATGGCAAGTAACGTATAGCCTACAGGTATCTTGCAATAAATGTTCTCGTTTGATGAGTTAGACGGTTGGTTTGATGATTTGTAGACAGTGTCATGAGTTCTTGCTTTGGTTGCTTGTGTTAGGAACACTgctaacaaaataaaagaatccATGTTTTGTCACGAAATTacgatgttttttttcccccgcgcAATCTAAGAGTTTGAGAATACTTTATGCTTTAAAACAAAGAACTAAACTGAGGATGATATTTGGGAAAATTCATTGTAGAACTTTTGAATGTTGTATTCAGATTGTATTAATTACCAACTAAGATTAATTTGAATTGAACGCCCCATTATCTTTGCATGTTTTCCACGCTGTTTCCAGTTCCCCCGCTTTTTAAACAACGTCTGGATATTACTACAGCAGAAAAGAAATATTAGTAACAGTAATGACGTGTGAATAAGTATTTCATAAAACcataactttaaaaaataatcaagACTATATTCAAAAACGTGGATGTTACGCCGCAACTGCTGTTGTCCGCACTTGACCTGTTGCTATGACGCCAACTCGTTGTTAGGTTAAGGTCCCCGTAGCGGGAGGAAAAGGTAGAGATCTTATACTTCGCCTGTTCTAAACCAATTTTTAACGGcctttttaaagtttaaaaggCATTATTTACTCTAAATATTTAGATATATTTGtgattgttttatattttcGAAACGTTAGTGGAGCTGTCACCGAAATTCGGTCTGCGTTTACAGTTGTTGTTAAGCTCGTTAAAAAGGCGTGTCATTGTTCGCCAATAGGTTGCTAGGCGCTCTTTGTTGTTCTTCCTTGCACTGGTTGGTGTAAGTTGAACTTTTTGAAGTTTGAGAGCCAGCAAAGTGGATTTCCTAAAATAGGAGTTTTCAGAGGATTGCCTTGCTCCACAGCTGCGTGGTGTTATAATTGTACACCTCATCTGGACAACCTCTGATATGTTTTTAAAGAGGGTCTAGTTACACTCATATTAAAATATTCGAATTAGCAATATAACGTTAGCCTACGTTAGCTTAGAATGTGGCATTGCCTTTGGAAGCATCTTATCTTATTCAGACGAGATAGAAACCCGGGCAGACGCAGAACTAACGAAGCGTGCAGGCATTGATGTGTAATATTACACGCATTTTACACACAacgatgaaataaaaaatatatattacaggCAGTCTAAAGAACTATTTGTCAGAAACACTATGAATCTGTATCATGTTTTGGAGATGATCGGGGAGGGGTCCTTCGGACGAGTTTACAAAGGCCGAAAAAAGTTCAGTGGACAGGtaagtgtgagtgaaagagagagagagagagagatcacaccATTTAAACTACTCCTATGTTAAACGTACATTAATCATTCAATCTATATTTTGCTGATGCGGTTGTTAGATTCTTTACAGCATGATCCCCcacctctctcccccccccaggTGGTAGCACTCAAGTTCATCCCGAAAACCGGTCGCTCTGAAAAGGAGCTCCGAAGtctgaaaagagagatagaaatcaTGCGAGGGCTTAGACATCCCAACATAGTGCTTCTCCTGGACAGTTTTGAGACGGAGACAGAGGTAAGCTGTCCACGGCGTCTTAAAACGGCGAGGTCAGAGTACGGATGGAATGTGTGTCTCTTTCGGTAGAGGATCCAGAAGAACAGCAACTGCCAGGACTGCAAATTTTCACATTCAAATCTTTGTCAAACAACAGTCTGAGGCGAAACGACACACAGAGATTGTtggcagcagaaacagacaatgtcagcaaaaaaaaagaaatcatcaaAACCTGTTTCAGAGGCAGAACGTTATTTTCAAGTTACAGGGTAACATTTTGGTGCCTATGTTAAATATGAATTAAACAAGGAAAATGCAGAATAGACAAAACCTTGATTTGACAGCATATTTATTatcttattattttatttatttatttatttatttatttatttgcctttGTGGTTACTTCCTTGTAATGTGAAGTGTGGATGTGAACTATTTTCCCCTTCAAAACTATTTTCCATCtgtttgccctctctctctcatgtcaggTGGTGGTTGTGACTGAATATGCAGAGGGAGAGCTGTTCCAGATCCTGGAGGATGATGGGAGTTTACCGGAGTGCCAGGTATACTGGGACGTACTGGTCTGATATTATACTAGACTGCATTATACTAGGCAAGGTCTCTTGATAACTGCATACAAAAACCTTACTCTATACAAGTGATTGTGTTTCAAGGTTTTTCAGTATCTTAACAAGTCCTGTGTCGTGAGAACAGATTCAGCCTTGCCTGGGGTTAGAAAATGGCTTTAAATCTAAAAGCGCTCTcctctggttgtgtgtgtgtattgtgttgtgctgtgttgtgtgtgccttctgttgtgtgtgtgtgtgtgtgtgtgtgtgtgcgtgcatgtacgtgtgcgtgtgggcgtgGGTGTGgccgtgcgtgcatgcgtgcgtatgtgtgtgtgtgtgtgtgtgtgtgtgtgtgtgcgtgcgttcatGTACGTGTGGGCGTggccgtgtgtgcgtgtgtgcgtgcgtgcgtgtgtgtgtgtgtgtgtaggtgcatgAGATAGCCTGTCAGCTGGTCTCAGCTCTGTACTATCTGCACTCCCATCGGATCCTGCACCGAGACATGAAACCACAGAACATCCTTCTGGGAAAGGGGGGTGTGGTTAAACTCTGTGACTTTGGGTAAGTACATAAACACTGTAATATACTGTTTATTGTCCTCATACACAGACCTTACAGCCACACCTTAGGTCTTACTGGACGTTCATTTGAATGTCCAGGTAATACCCAACATGACCTTTCTATTCAAAGTTTATTTCTTATCAGGAAACAATGAGTAATGTCTTTACAAAACCACAATGCTGTTTTTACTGACAAAAACATAAGAAGAGTGGTCAtttttatagctttttttttttttttttttttttgcctgttttatgGTAGGTTTGCCCGTGCCATGAGTGTATCCACCATGGTTCTGACCTCCATTAAAGGCACTCCTCTGTACATGTCCCCCGAGCTGGTGGAAGAGAAGCCCTATGACCACACAGCTGATCTCTGGTCTTTGGGCTGCATTCTCTACGAGCTCCACACGGGGGCGCCACCGTTCTACACCAACTCCATTTTCCAGCTGGTTCACCTTATTGTGAAGGACCCGGTGAAGTGGCCCGAGAATATGGGCCAAGACTGCACGGTAATTGAGCCCATGCTGAGTGAACAGTTTGCATTTAGTTAGGCCTTTGCCAaagtacaccccccccccccgacaatTTAAGCAGTAGACCTTCATCTTTCAGTTTCTCATCATGAGATAAAACATATGTTTGAATATAATAAATGTAATGGTatattcttttcatttgcttAAACTGCTTACACAAAGTGTGATACGAATATTTCTTTTGTGTCAGAGTTTTCTGAAAGGTTTGTTGACCAAAGACCCTCAGAAAAGACTGTCGTGGCCCAACCTCCTTCAACACCCGTTTGTCGCCGACGGAGTTCTGGGTAAGACTCACGTGTGTTGCTCTGTTCCCTTATACTTCTAAAAAGTCACTTTGATTCTAATCACAAACTGAAGGATGCAAACTATCCGGAGCATATTCCTGTGAGGCTTATGTTGGATCATCTGTTGTAAACTGTCATCTATAATTTGTGATGTGATATATTAACTCATAAGCCTGAAATGAACACTTGCCACTCACCAAATATTAGTAAAATGACGCATTTCCTGGAAACTCGATCTACTTTATCAGCCGCTGTAATTTTGACTGACCAAAATGAACTCTTGAGTGGAGTCTGCTGTTGCTGTCctgcttctgattggctgaaacgGTGATCCGGCCACGGTACACAGGAGCTAATCCTTTACTGATATAAATTCAATTATTTTGACGGTGTTCATAATCGAAACCGGTAAACAGACACATGTAACGTGTACAGGGATCActgctttcacacaaacatgaaatgcAGAAACTGTGCGACACCAGTGTAGAGATGCAGTCTAATTATATTCACGTGTGAGCATAAATCAGAGAGCCCGCTCTTCGTGCTCTTGTTTTTAATAAGCAGTAACTGCATTTTGGAAAAGCAATAAGGCTTTTGAGACAGCGGGACATGATAAATGTAGTCACAGTTGATATATATCTTAAAAAGAAGAGGGTGAATGCAATACTTGTCAGTTATAGACTAACTGCGGATAAACAGGCTCTGCAGGTTATTGTATAGTAATGAGTAACTGTGCTGGCGTGTTCAGCGCTTCTGTTCTTCGACAGTCTCATGCTCACGTAGGCTCGTTTTTCTAACTGCACCAGCATGACTCCAGTGGCACGAGACTCACTGGGCTAACTGGGGCAGGCTTTAACTCTttcacgttcacacacacacacacacacacacacactctctctcgtactcacattctcacactcactcactcacacacacacacacacacactaaaaaaaccACTGCTACTTTACCCCACGGGGAAGGACCCTATTCTTAgcacaaaggggggggggggtgatttaaaaatttgttcttgttcttaaTGCCTACCTTGgggttcatttttttctttttgtaatttttgttcTCTATGTGACCAGCACTGCTGagattgaatttttttctctttttgtatttacatttaatgaactgaaacaaacatgtgTGGTTACATTCTCTTATCCATTAACCattcttacagttaaaagacttTTAGTGTCACCACTGGcttttttaaaagtcattcaCTACCGGGCCTggcatttcatcattttaaggGCAAGGCAACGTGGCCTTCATTTGGGCAATTTTTTTAAAGGCACTGAGGCAACATGCAAGGGCATTAAGGCCATCAAGTTCAAATGTATTTATGTTCATGTTTAAGATTATTTTACTGAATGGCTAGATGCATGAATGGCTTTTTAGTACCCAATGTAATAACTGTAGAGCAAGAAAACCCCACAGTTTTCATCCAAACAATTTATTCAATATATTGTGAATATTATATTGTGTCTGACTGCAACATTAAAAGGGGAGGCGGACTACATTTTTAGTTCAAGTGAATAAATACGTTTatttgaacacaaacaaagcaattaaagaaagagaggagagtgtctAAGGAACATGGATGCATGTGGGTTGGCAGGAGATGTGTGGATGTCGGCATGACATTAACGTAGTGGAGTGCGCACGAGTGTTGAGGGGtcttttgtgtgaatgagaaagatTCTGTCACAGACGCGTGTTATTGATTACAAACAACCAAAGATGAGCGCCGTAAAGCGAGCGCTCCAGAACCTTTGCACACAGTTCTGATGCCGGGGAGGATATTTTGACAGGAGCggggcagacaaaaaaaaaaacaaaacaaaacaaaaaacgcagCATCAGTCGGCTTcatgaagcagaaaaaaaaagtaaaggcaGGTGGTGCAGGGCCTCAAGGCCACAGTGGCCAGTGGACGTGTGACTTTCAaaggggcgagagagagagagaaaaagagagagagagagagagagagagagagagagagaaagagagagaaagagagagagagagagaaagagagagagagaggcgacgACAGCCATGGTCGCCGTGCCATCGGTGAAATTCCTGTCCTGCTCACTCCTGTGGCTGgtgaaccaaaaacaaaaaaaaatatcattcattTCAAGCCCTGTGC
This region includes:
- the pou2af2 gene encoding uncharacterized protein C11orf53 homolog — protein: METEYSKRVYQGVRVKHTVKDLLAEKRSRQTNAPRFSTSTSSSQPAFVQVPGSHMLPGYYSMRRPFLSESELCHPMKQYPTDTYSSALGGKTFSYDHPSSYPSFIDSYYSPDTFGDYRGASAYTATGGSLFPASTLPPLLPPLSGDTSPHLLLKDSWDHQSEDPGNQPEVLCPEGPPPVTGSPSLGGPDSGSSSPYRMSGSRNGGTLPSGSQPYTLQSLEDVHYPAASYSSISSYSCPPYMTATGDLTAVKMSPVSSEEASGGAVVLSDTTSWVKDDGSGTWLSYETRRAF